One window from the genome of Grus americana isolate bGruAme1 chromosome 2, bGruAme1.mat, whole genome shotgun sequence encodes:
- the STMND1 gene encoding LOW QUALITY PROTEIN: stathmin domain-containing protein 1 (The sequence of the model RefSeq protein was modified relative to this genomic sequence to represent the inferred CDS: inserted 5 bases in 3 codons; deleted 1 base in 1 codon; substituted 3 bases at 3 genomic stop codons), giving the protein MVCNTSNRVTVAQLSSEELQNPQEAKSQGTKNDSIAATEAAPSQEGAAWPTGTSKDEAKFEGKTSEGDSPEELLERFTSSQKSSNAQSTDVLMVSSFEDESWPLQETERQKSSDILEELRMQRIIKSQSTTARTRKSYENKRDALEKTLKKXPARLDXKKKNPFXNKEVGDFAVKDMKMSAEEKKQVREEELNKMPQHXTFFLAIARQTTGKQTEKDCPSFENQGGTGTPXPLDSEPGVLLKEITAVEATNNYTEDSVIEXPITYNCINETIWI; this is encoded by the exons ATGGTCTGCAATACTTCTAACAGGGTCACTGTTGCACAGCTGTCTTCTGAGGAGCTACAGAACCCCCAGGAAGCCAAAAGCCAGGGA ACTAAAAATGACAGCATTGCTGCAACAGAGGCTGCCCCCTCACAGGAAGGGGCAGCTTGGCCCACAGGCACTTCAAAGGATGAAGCCAAATTTGAAGGCAAGACCAGTGAGGGAGACTCCCCTGAGGAACTACTAGAAAGATTTACATCttcccagaaaagcagcaacGCACAAAGCACAG ATG TTTTAATGGTTTCATCTTTTGAAGACGAATCATGGCCCTTACAGGAAACAGAGAGGCAAAAATCATCAGACATTCTCGAGGAGTTGAGGATGCAGAGAATAATCAAGAGCCAAAGTACCACTGCCAGGACCAGGAAAAGT TATGAAAACAAG AGAGATGCCCTGGAAAAGACACTGAAGAAATGACCAGCTAggctggattaaaaaaaaaaaaatccattttgaaaCAAGGAAGTGGGTGATTTTGCAGTGAAGGACATGAAGATGtctgctgaagagaaaaaacag GTTAGGGAAGAGGAACTGAACAAAATGCCACAACA CACATTTTTTCTAGCAATTGCCCGCCAAACTACAGGTAAACAGACTGAAAAGGACTGCCCAAGTTTTGAAAATCAAGGAGGTACAGGCACCC CACCTTTAGATAGTGAGCCAGGGGTACTGCTGAAGGAAATAACCGCAGTAGAAGCCACAAACAATTATACTGAGGACTCTGTCATTGA CCCAATAACTTACAACTGCATCAATGAAACAATCTGGATCTAA